A genomic window from Silene latifolia isolate original U9 population chromosome 11, ASM4854445v1, whole genome shotgun sequence includes:
- the LOC141612895 gene encoding putative F-box/FBD/LRR-repeat protein At5g25850, translating to MPTETLSVDNRQHHLWSSLPDDIIFDLFSRLGLPREAVITVSTTKFIIKQILKPTYNIYEFWTALDNFFTVFIPPLINTFCLNLHTDHYDEPRCWPIIDAWARRLSTYNIQHFTANKFCRYRSDDHVYPISIFRMHSLVSLELNLCPHIALNAPRYINLPNLKKLILYSINYRSLKALLSCCPSLEYLFLSVNEPKYRLVSLTSKKLKRLCITLEGPDIHDVVIDAPILEKLDYSSKSILSMPMLDKISNVKSLELRVCSTNLGRNLIFKRTFIFPNLTRLQLTMCSPEIFKAIGLMVHCPKLDVFVLRVINPNKMVWNQEAVFVPVEHVKRIELHTGTLFNQFGEEMLNLVTLLLRSAKVLEKLILMACGSLSNYTHLAKNKFYRALYECVEATSRCQVKFLGAYKRT from the coding sequence ATGCCGACCGAAACCTTATCAGTCGATAATCGACAACACCATCTATGGAGCTCGCTTCCCGACGACATCATCTTCGACCTTTTCTCCCGCCTTGGTCTCCCTCGTGAAGCGGTCATTACTGTTTCCACTACAAAATTCATCATCAAACAAATACTCAAACCTACCTACAATATTTACGAGTTTTGGACCGCTCTTGATAACTTCTTCACCGTATTCATTCCACCCCTTATCAATACCTTTTGTCTCAATCTTCACACTGATCACTATGACGAACCTCGTTGCTGGCCTATCATTGATGCATGGGCTCGTCGATTAAGTACTTATAACATCCAACACTTCACGGCTAATAAGTTTTGTCGCTATCGATCTGATGATCACGTGTACCCAATAAGCATTTTTCGAATGCATTCGCTGGTATCACTTGAACTGAATTTGTGTCCTCATATCGCTTTGAATGCTCCTCGTTACATTAATCTTCCAAACCTCAAGAAACTTATTCTATATTCGATTAATTATCGATCTTTGAAAGCGCTATTAAGTTGTTGCCCGTCGCTCGAATACTTGTTTTTGTCTGTTAACGAGCCTAAGTATCGTTTGGTATCGCTTACAAGCAAGAAATTAAAGCGATTATGTATAACCCTAGAAGGGCCGGATATCCATGACGTTGTCATCGATGCTCCAATATTGGAGAAATTGGATTATTCTTCTAAGTCCATATTATCAATGCCGATGTTAGATAAGATCTCGAACGTCAAGTCGCTTGAACTCCGAGTATGTTCGACAAATCTCGGCCGTAATCTTATATTTAAGAGGACTTTTATCTTTCCTAACTTGACTCGTCTTCAATTAACTATGTGTTCGCCTGAAATATTTAAAGCGATAGGTTTAATGGTACATTGTCCAAAATTAGATGTTTTTGTGTTACGTGTTATTAACCCTAACAAGATGGTTTGGAATCAAGAAGCTGTATTTGTGCCCGTTGAGCATGTGAAGCGCATCGAGTTGCATACGGGTACGCTTTTCAATCAATTTGGCGAAGAAATGTTGAATCTTGTGACGTTGTTGCTAAGAAGTGCCAAGGTTTTGGAGAAGCTCATTCTAATGGCATGTGGCTCTCTTAGTAATTATACGCACTTGGCCAAAAATAAGTTTTACCGAGCTTTATATGAGTGTGTCGAGGCTACGTCCCGATGTCAAGTCAAATTCTTAGGAGCATATAAACGGACTTAG